A single genomic interval of Rhododendron vialii isolate Sample 1 chromosome 3a, ASM3025357v1 harbors:
- the LOC131319827 gene encoding importin subunit beta-1: MATEVTQVLLNAQAVDGAVRKHAEESLKQFQEQNLPTFLLSLAGELANNEKPVDSRKLAGLILKNALDAKEQHRKFELVQRWLSLDVAVKNQIKTCLLQTLSSPVPDARSTASQVIAKVAGIELPQRQWPELIGSLLSSIHQLPGHVKQATLETLGYLCEEVSPDVVDQDHVNKILTAVVQGMNATEGNNDVRLAATRALYNALGFAQANFSNDMERDYIMRVVCEATLSPEVKIRQAAFECLVSISSSYYEKLSPYIQDIFTITAKAVREDEEPVALQAIEFWSSICDEEIDILEEYGGDFTGDSEIPCFYFIKQALPALIPMLLETLLKQEEDQDQDDGAWNLAMAGGTCLGLVARTVGDDVVPLIMPFIEENITKPDWRQREGATYAFGSILEGPSPDKLTPIVNVALNFMLTALTQDPNSHVKDTTAWTLGRIFEFLHGSTIETPIITQANCQQIITVLLQSMKDAPNVAEKACGALYFLAQGFEDVGPSSPLTPYFQEIVHSLLTVTHREDAGESRLRTAAYETLNEVVRCSTDETAPIVVQLVPVIMTELLHTLEAQKLSSEEREKQNELQGLLCGCLQVIIQKLGSSEPNKHAFMQYVDGIMNLFLRVFACRSATVHEEAMLAIGALAYATGPDFAKYMPEFYKYLEMGLQNFEEYQVCAVTVGVVGDICRALEDKILPYCDGIMTQLLKDLSSNQLHRSVKPPIFSCFGDIALAIGENFEKYLIYAMPMLQGAAELSAHTSGADEEMTEYTNLLRNGILEAYSGIFQGFKNSPKTQSLIPYAPHILQFLDTIYMEKDMDDLVMKTAIGVLGDLADTLGSNAGSLIQQSLSSKEFLNECLSSDDHLIKESAEWAKLAISRAISV, translated from the exons ATGGCCACGGAAGTGACCCAGGTTCTTTTGAATGCACAAGCGGTGGATGGAGCTGTGAGGAAGCATGCAGAAGAGAGTTTGAAACAGTTTCAGGAGCAAAATCTTCCTACTTTCCTGTTATCTCTAGCGGGAGAGCTTGCTAACAACGAGAAGCCTGTAGATAGTCGTAAATTAGCGGGTTTGATCCTTAAGAATGCCTTAGATGCCAAGGAACAGCATAGGAAGTTTGAGCTTGTTCAAAGGTGGTTGTCATTGGATGTGGCTGTGAAGAACCAGATTAAGACATGCTTACTGCAGACCCTTTCTTCTCCTGTCCCTGATGCTCGGTCAACTGCATCACAAGTCATTGCTAAGGTAGCTGGCATTGAGCTGCCGCAGAGGCAGTGGCCTGAGCTAATAGGATCACTCTTGTCAAGCATTCACCAGCTTCCAGGTCATGTCAAGCAAGCCACCTTAGAAACTCTGGGATATTTGTGTGAAGAAGTTTCTCCAGATGTTGTAGATCAAGATCACGTGAATAAAATACTTACAGCCGTGGTTCAAGGGATGAATGCGACGGAAGGTAATAATGATGTTAGGCTTGCTGCTACCCGCGCATTGTACAATGCTCTGGGTTTTGCTCAGGCAAATTTTAGCAATGATATGGAACGCGATTATATTATGAGAGTTGTCTGTGAGGCCACTCTTTCCCCAGAAGTGAAAATTCGTCAGGCAGCTTTCGAGTGTTTGGTATCCATTTCTTCGTCATATTACGAGAAATTATCTCCCTACATACAGGACATCTTTACCATCACGGCAAAGGCTGTGAGGGAAGACGAGGAACCTGTGGCTCTTCAAGCTATTGAGTTCTGGAGCTCAATCTGTGACGAGGAGATTGATATACTAGAAGAATATGGGGGTGATTTTACTGGGGATTCTGAAATTCCCTGCTTTTATTTTATCAAGCAAGCACTCCCTGCTCTCATACCTATGCTGTTGGAAACACTTCTTAAACAAGAGGAGGATCAGGATCAGGATGATGGGGCTTGGAATCTTGCTATGGCTGGTGGCACTTGCCTAGGTTTGGTTGCACGAACTGTTGGAGATGATGTTGTCCCTCTTATAATGCCATTCATTGAAGAGAACATCACCAAACCTGATTGGAGGCAAAGGGAGGGGGCTACGTATGCATTTGGTTCCATCTTGGAGGGTCCTTCACCTGACAAGTTAACACCCATCGTTAACGTGGCTCTAAATTTCATGCTCACTGCCTTGACACAGGACCCAAATAGCCATGTGAAGGACACAACGGCCTGGACCCTGGGTAGAATTTTTGAATTCCTCCATGGTTCGACTATTGAGACACCCATAATTACTCAAGCAAATTGTCAACAGATTATCACAGTTCTGCTTCAGAGCATGAAGGATGCTCCTAACGTTGCTGAGAAGGCCTGTGGTGCTCTCTACTTCCTTGCCCAAGGTTTTGAGGATGTGGGTCCTTCCTCTCCCCTTACTCCTTATTTCCAGGAAATTGTTCATTCCCTTCTTACTGTCACTCACAGGGAAGATGCTGGGGAATCACGATTAAGAACTGCTGCATATGAGACCTTGAATGAAGTGGTGAGGTGTTCAACTGATGAAACAGCTCCAATAGTGGTGCAATTAGTTCCTGTCATTATGACGGAGCTTCTCCACACTCTCGAGGCACAAAAGCTTTCATCTGAAGAGAGGGAGAAGCAGAATGAACTGCAAGGCCTCCTTTGTGGTTGCTTACAGGTTATTATCCAGAAGCTAGGGTCATCCGAGCCAAATAAGCATGCCTTCATGCAGTATGTGGATGGGATCATGAATCTCTTCCTCAGGGTTTTTGCTTGTAGAAGTGCCACTGTTCATGAGGAGGCAATGCTCGCCATTGGAGCCCTTGCTTATGCAACTGGTCCCGACTTTGCAAAATACATGCCAGAATTTTATAAGTATTTGGAAATGGGTCTTCAGAATTTTGAGGAGTACCAAGTCTGTGCTGTTACAGTGGGTGTGGTAGGTGATATATGCAGAGCCTTGGAGGATAAGATTTTACCCTATTGTGATGGGATTATGACTCAGCTTCTTAAGGACTTGTCAAGCAACCAGTTGCACCGCTCTGTGAAGCCTCCAATATTTTCATGCTTTGGTGACATAGCACTGGCTATTGgagagaattttgaaaaatacttgATTTATGCCATGCCTATGCTTCAGGGTGCGGCAGAGTTATCTGCCCACACATCAGGTGCTGACGAAGAAATGACAGAGTACACTAATCTTCTGAGAAATGGGATTTTGGAGGCATATTCTGGGATATTCCAAGGCTTTAAAAACTCGCCAAAAACTCAATCCTTGATTCCTTATGCACCGCACATCCTCCAGTTCCTGGACACCATATACATGGAGAAAGACAT GgatgatttggtgatgaaaactGCCATTGGGGTCCTTGGAGATCTAGCTGACACTTTGGGAAGTAATGCAGGTTCTTTGATTCAGCAATCACTGTCAAGCAAAGAGTTTTTAAATGAATGCTTGTCCTCAGATGATCATTTGATTAAGGAATCTGCGGAATGGGCCAAGTTGGCGATAAGCCGTGCAATTTCTGTTTGA
- the LOC131319828 gene encoding uncharacterized protein LOC131319828, whose amino-acid sequence MSKAVVCTFLAATAFTLFIVCFQSNKTIHRHHGPCGLGRRLGYKVPPPLFDPLVVKIERFVEEKGLNDWKTPTHWENLPVPKELDQEGVADFLSDEGTLNITLRLTYLFPSLDKNPEDGFVESRELEAWIMQQANDRLTFRAGKELASRDQDGDGAISFREYLPHFTNEDIERNGMEHGEAGWWKEQFRNADVDQNGLLNFTEFKDFLYPEDSSNEEIHKWLLREKIKPIDYDHDDKLNLEEFRNGAYDIYKNYVEFESGGANVPSPEEMFEALDVKKDKLLGVEELKPIFQYLSPGELSYAKYYASYLLHEADDDKDGKLTLHEMINHEYIFYSTVYDDTDFEDDDDDEDLEHEEL is encoded by the exons ATGTCCAAGGCGGTGGTTTGCACCTTTCTTGCCGCCACCGCCTTCACCCTCTTCATAGTTTGCTTTCAGAGCAACAAAACTATCCACAGACACCACGGGCCTTGTGGCCTTGGTCGTCGTTTAGGATACAAAGTTCCGCCTCCACTTTTCGACCCTTTGGTCGTTAAAATAGAGAGATTCGTCGAAGAGAAAGGTTTGAATGACTGGAAAACGCCCACCCATTGGGAAAACCTCCCAGTTCCCAAAGAGCTGGATCAAGAGGGCGTGGCCGATTTCTTGAGCGACGAGGGGACCCTAAACATAACCCTGAGATTGACATATTTGTTTCCATCTCTTGACAAAAATCCAGAAGATGGTTTTGTTGAATCCAGGGAACTCGAAGCGTGGATCATGCAACAAGCAAATGACCGCCTGACTTTTCGGGCAGGGAAAGAATTGGCATCGCGTGACCAGGATGGAGACGGAGCCATTTCCTTCCGAGAGTACCTCCCTCATTTTACTAACGAAGATATAG AGAGAAATGGAATGGAGCACGGCGAAGCCGGGTGGTGGAAGGAGCAATTTAGAAATGCTGACGTTGACCAGAATGGACTTCTCAATTTCACTGAATTCAAAGA TTTCTTGTACCCAGAGGATAGCAGCAATGAAGAGATTCACAAATGGCTgttgagagaaaaaataaa GCCAATTGACTATGATCACGATGATAAACTCAATCTGGAGGAGTTCAGAAATGGGGCATATGATATCTACAAGAACTACGTTGAATTCGAAAGCGGGGGTGCTAATGTACCTTCCCCTGAAGAAATGTTCGAAGCGCTTGATGTCAAAAAGGACAA ATTACTAGGAGTGGAAGAGCTGAAACCCATATTCCAATACCTGAGCCCTGGAGAACTTTCCTATGCCAAATATTATGCCAGTTATCTGCTTCACGAG GCTGATGATGACAAAGATGGGAAACTAACTCTGCATGAGATGATAAATCATGAATACATATTCTACAGCACTGTCTATGATGATACCGATTTTGAagacgacgacgatgatgaAGATCTTGAACATGAAGAACTTTGA